One segment of Panicum virgatum strain AP13 chromosome 3K, P.virgatum_v5, whole genome shotgun sequence DNA contains the following:
- the LOC120700229 gene encoding receptor-like protein kinase 7: protein MPPAPAPALPLLLLFLAALATGAAAAAEVDALLSFKSALTVPPAAAPFFATWDAAAADPCGFAGVSCGGAGRRVTGLSLPGLNVSAESVPFADLCAALPSLAALSLPENSLAGGIAGVVACAALQELTLAFNGFDGAIPDLSPLARLRKLNVSSNRFAGAFPWASLAAMPDLSVLALGDNPFLAPTAAFPREVTRLTNLTVLYMSAAKIGGNIPPEIGDLVSLVDLELSDNNLTGVIPKEIGRLTNLTQLELYNNSLRGDLPAGLGNLTKLQYLDASQNMLTGTLAVLASLKRLVSLQLFFNHFTGEVPPEFGDFKELVNLSLYSNHLTGELPRSLGSWAQFNFIDVSTNALSGPIPPDMCKQGTMLKLLMLENNFSGGIPATYASCKTLVRFRVSKNSLSGEVPEGLWALPNVNVMDLAGNQLTGAIGDGIGNATAMTSLLLAGNRFAGAIPPSIGNAASLENMDVSENELSGELPESIGRLSRLNSLSIGANAIGGAIPASLGSCSALSTVNFTRNKLAGAIPEELGNLPRLNSLDVSRNELIGAVPASFAALKLSFLNLSDNRLGGPVPEALAISAYGDSFVGNPGLCATNGAGFLRRCTPGSRSRSANAARLVVTCVLAATAVLLAALGVTLYLRKRRRAEASAAGALGSAKKGSWDIRSFRVLAFDEREIIDGVRDENLIGSGGSGNVYRVKLGSGAVVAVKHVTRARAAAAAESAAAAAAMLPAARVPARRTASVRCREFDSEVGTLSAIRHVNVVKLLCSITSEDGAASLLVYEHLPNGSLDARLHGAAARKLGGLGWAERHDIAVGAARGLEYLHHGCDRPILHRDVKSSNILLDEAFKPRLADFGLAKILSGGSPAGDSSGGVVAGTLGYMAPEYAYTWKVTEKSDVYSFGVVLLELVTGLPAMVPAEEGGGDLVGWVSRRRESRDKAMSLVDARVTEGWAREEAVRVLRVAVLCTSRTPSMRPSMRSVVQMLEDAAAAREDDAKLLQVKLVI from the exons ATgccgcccgcccccgcccccgccctccccctcctcctccttttcctcgccgccctcgccaccggcgctgccgccgcggccgaggTGGACGCGCTCCTCTCCTTCAAGAGCGCCCTCACAGtcccgcccgcggccgcgccctTCTTCGCCACGTGGGACGCCGCTGCGGCCGACCCCTGCGGCTTCGCCGGCGTCtcgtgcggcggcgccggccgccgcgtcaCCGGCCTCTCCCTGCCGGGCCTCAACGTCTCCGCGGAGTCCGTGCCCTTCGCCGACCTCTGCGCCGCCCTGCCGTCCCTGGCCGCGCTGTCCCTGCCGGAGAACTCGCTCGCGGGCGGCATCGCCGGGGTCGTCGCCTGCGCCGCGCTCCAGGAGCTCACCCTCGCCTTCAACGGCTTCGACGGCGCCATCCCGGATCTCTCGCCGCTCGCCAGGCTCCGCAAGCTCAACGTCTCCTCCAACCGCTTCGCCGGCGCCTTCCCGTGGGCCTCGCTCGCCGCCATGCCGGACCTCTCCGTGCTCGCGCTCGGCGACAACCCGTTCCTCGCGCCCACCGCCGCGTTCCCGCGCGAGGTCACCAGGCTCACCAACCTCACCGTGCTCTACATGTCCGCGGCCAAGATCGGCGGCAACATCCCGCCGGAGATCGGCGACCTGGTCAGCCTCGTCGACCTCGAGCTCTCCGACAACAACCTCACCGGCGTGATACCGAAGGAGATCGGCAGGCTCACCAACCTCACCCAGCTCGAGCTCTACAACAACTCCCTCCGCGGAGACCTCCCCGCCGGGCTCGGCAACCTCACCAAGCTGCAGTACCTGGACGCGTCCCAGAACATGCTCACCGGCACCCTCGCCGTGCTCGCCTCCCTCAAGCGCCTCGTGTCGCTGCAGCTCTTCTTCAACCACTTCACCGGCGAGGTGCCCCCGGAGTTCGGCGACTTCAAGGAGCTCGTCAACCTGTCCCTCTACAGCAACCACCTCACCGGCGAGCTGCCGCGGAGCCTCGGGAGCTGGGCGCAGTTCAACTTCATCGACGTGTCCACCAACGCGCTCTCCGGCCCGATCCCGCCGGACATGTGCAAGCAGGGCACCATGCTCAAGCTGCTCATGCTCGAGAACAACTTCTCCGGCGGGATACCGGCGACCTACGCCAGCTGCAAGACGCTGGTGAGGTTCCGGGTCAGCAAGAACAGCCTCTCCGGCGAGGTGCCCGAGGGGCTGTGGGCCCTTCCCAACGTCAACGTGATGGACCTCGCCGGGAACCAGCTCACCGGCGCCATCGGCGACGGCATCGGGAACGCCACGGCGATGACCAGTCTCCTCCTGGCCGGGAACCGGTTCGCCGGTGCGATACCGCCGTCGATCGGCAACGCGGCGAGCCTCGAGAACATGGACGTGTCGGAGAACGAGCTCTCCGGCGAGCTGCCGGAGAGCATCGGGAGGCTGTCCCGTCTCAACAGCCTCAGCATCGGGGCGAACGCGATCGGCGGGGCCATCCCGGCGAGCCTCGGCTCGTGCTCGGCGCTTAGCACGGTCAATTTCACGAGGAACAAGCTCGCCGGCGCGATCCCCGAGGAGCTGGGCAACCTGCCGCGGCTGAACTCCCTGGACGTGTCCCGGAACGAGCTCATCGGCGCCgtgccggcgagcttcgccgCGCTGAAGCTAAGCTTCCTGAACCTGTCCGACAACCGGCTGGGCGGCCCCGTCCCTGAGGCGCTAGCGATCTCGGCCTACGGCGACAGCTTCGTCGGGAACCCCGGGCTGTGCGCCACCAACGGCgccggcttcctccgccgctgCACGCCGGGGTCCAGGAGCCGGTCGGCGAACGCCGCGCGATTGGTCGTGACCTGCGTCCTCGCCGCGACGGCGGTCCTGCTGGCGGCGCTCGGCGTGACCCTGTATCtgaggaagcggcggcgcgcggaggcctcggcggccggcgcgctggGTTCCGCCAAAAAGGGTTCGTGGGACATCAGGTCGTTCCGGGTGCTGGCGTTCGACGAGCGCGAGATCATCGACGGCGTCCGCGACGAGAACCTGATCGGCAGCGGCGGGTCCGGGAACGTGTACCGCGTGAAGCTCGGGAGcggggcggtggtggcggtgaagCACGtgacccgcgcgcgcgcggccgccgccgccgagagcgcggcggcggcggcggcaatgctgccggcggcgagggtgccgGCGCGTCGCACGGCGTCGGTGCGGTGCCGCGAGTTCGATTCGGAGGTGGGGACGCTGAGCGCGATCCGGCACGTGAACGTGGTGAAGCTGCTGTGCAGCATCACGAGCGAGGACGGGGCGGCGAGCCTGCTGGTGTACGAGCACCTGCCCAACGGCAGCCTGGACGCGCGGCtgcacggggcggcggcgaggaagctGGGCGGGCTCGGGTGGGCGGAGCGGCACGACATCGCGGTGGGCGCAGCGAGGGGGCTCGAGTACCTCCACCACGGCTGCGACCGCCCCATCCTGCACCGCGACGTCAAGTCCAGCAACATCCTCCTCGACGAGGCCTTCAAGCCCCGCCTCGCCGACTTCGGCCTCGCCAAGATCCTCAGCGGCGGCTCGCCCGCCGGCGACTCGTCCGGCGGCGTCGTCGCCGGCACGCTCGGCTACATGGCGCCAG AGTACGCGTACACTTGGAAGGTGACGGAGAAGAgcgacgtgtacagcttcggcgtggtgctgctggagctggtgacggggctgccggcgatggtgccggcggaggagggcggcggcgacctggtGGGCTGGGTgtcgcggcggcgggagagcCGGGACAAGGCCATGTCCCTGGTGGACGCGCGGGTCACCGAGGGGTGGGCCCGGGAGGAGGCCGTGCGGGTGCTGCGCGTCGCCGTGCTGTGCACCAGCCGGACGCCGTCGATGCGCCCGTCCATGCGCTCCGTCGTGCAGATGctggaggacgccgccgccgcgcgggaggACGACGCAAAGCTCCTCCAGGTCAAGCTGGTCATCTGA